A genomic region of Phragmites australis chromosome 2, lpPhrAust1.1, whole genome shotgun sequence contains the following coding sequences:
- the LOC133893187 gene encoding uncharacterized protein LOC133893187 produces the protein MPRKGTHYLVNPVTLPTRLHERNAPPPEKVNFKDRKRYVDPPENIHYAGPEPIVEKKLTVKDYYQTELSALEGNIAALQDRVAETIRDPDLRPADAKRVARKLGQCKKYLKSVKEGLMDFEVEAAQEQEAEAARQDGRAAAKQEGLEAVPPQEGNGGKE, from the exons ATGCCG CGGAAAGGTACCCATTATCTTGTCAACCCTGTAACTTTGCCCACTAGGCTGCATGAGCGCAATGCACCACCTCCAGAGAAG GTCAATTTCAAAGATCGGAAGCGTTATGTTGATCCTCCAGAGAATATTCATTATGCAGGCCCAGAACCGATTGTG GAGAAAAAGCTTACTGTGAAAGATTATTACCAAACTGAGCTGTCTGCGTTGGAGGGAAACATCGCTGCTCTTCAGGACAGAGTGGCTGAAACCATCAGGGATCCTGACCTACGTCCAGCTGATGCGAAAAGAGTGGCTCGGAAACTTGGTCAatgcaagaaatacttgaagtCAGTTAAGGAAGGTCTGATGGATTT TGAAGTAGAGGCTGCCCAGGAGCAGGAAGCGGAAGCTGCTCGGCAGGATGGGCGGGCTGCTGCCAAGCAGGAAGGACTGGAGGCTGTGCCTCCACAGGAAGGGAATGGTGGCAAGGAGTAG
- the LOC133910287 gene encoding uncharacterized mitochondrial protein AtMg00810-like: MEAKSNTSLFIFRRGTDTVYLQLYVDDIVLTSSSSTLLRQTITALQPEFAMKDLGALHHFLGISVHRCTSGLFLSQRQYALDILERAGLTDCKPCATHVDTQPKMSGTFESPVSDLTHYCSLAGALQYLTFTCPDISYTVQQVCL; the protein is encoded by the coding sequence ATGGAGGCCAAGTCAAACACCTCACTTTTCATTTTCCGTCGTGGCACCGACACAGTGTACCTCCAGCTTTATGTCGACGACATCGTGCTgacatcctcctcctcgactcTTCTACGTCAGACTATCACGGCTCTTCAGCCCGAGTTTGCCATGAAGGATCTGGGAGCTCTACATCACTTTTTGGGGATCTCCGTCCACAGGTGCACGTCTGGATTGTTCCTCTCTCAGCGGCAGTATGCATTGGACATCTTGGAGCGTGCAGGCTTGACTGATTGCAAGCCCTGTGCCACGCACGTTGATACTCAGCCCAAGATGTCTGGTACCTTCGAGTCTCCTGTCAGTGATCTGACTCACTATTGCAGCTTGGCCGGCGCTCTGCAGTATCTGACTTTCACTTGCccggacatctcctacaccgtTCAGCAAGTGTGCCTAtaa